The Fusarium fujikuroi IMI 58289 draft genome, chromosome FFUJ_chr05 DNA segment GATCAGTCCTGGAGGATTTTCGCACTGACAAAAGCAAGCCGAGCATCACCGCTCTCTATCCAGTGGTTCCAGTCCATCAACGTAGGTAGTCAAAAAAGTGTCAGAACGGCGTTCGTCAGACTATTGAACTTGGAGCCGGCATTGCAAGTTCATCAGTTTTAAGCCAATACCATCCTTTCATATATCAGGTAACTTTGCAGCTATCAGTGTTTGTTCCACCAGCAACCTCTGAATATGGCCTTGTGAAAGGCCATTGGCAAATGAACATGATGCCTTGACATACGTCCGATTCGTCTAACTATGTATACACCAATTACGTCTGAGCCAAGGTAACTAAAACGACCGCTAAGGCCAGTTGATCTCGAGATATTGAGGGAAAACTAGCACTTACGTATGCTGAGACTTAATCTGATAGTGTCATATCGATCGATTCCAGTGTAGTGCTAAGCACACAGACGGCTGCCTGTACTGGACGAAAAACGataaataatacctaaatcAGCGATCTGGCCTAATTTCTCAACCCGATGATATCAGTGCTCATCACCTAATTCCCGCAGTATGATGAGAATATGGAAGACCTTGATCTCAAACAAGATGTCGATAAGGTGTAGGGTATTTCATAGCCACGACTGCCTCATATCATCCCCAGACGGCATGATGAGCATTACTTGAAATATAGGGATGAAGCAAGACATCTTCGGCAACAGTACAGCAAAGAGGCATTTAGTTACTATGACTATGGATTCTTGTTATATTAatggagcagcagcaagccaATGCTGTATTCATCATTATGTAGTCTTATCGCTATAGGCGATTTCATTATATGAAACTTTTTGCCATGGTACATTACAATGCACCCAAGCCATAAATATTTCTGCAAAACCCAGTGAACCTATCATACGAGCGACTTGGAACACGAGCCGTGTTCTTATTAAGAACCAGTGGCTTATTCCTCCTTGACTTCAGGAGTGACTTCCCATCGCTTTCCAAAGAAAACGGTGCCCAAGATCTGAGATCCAACGATGTATCCAATGTAagcaccaacaacaatggtGACGGGCCACTTCTGCCACTCGCGATCCCAGTCAAGAGGAATGGGAACAGCTCCAAGCCAAGCCCCAACCACTGTTCCAACAAAGCCGCCAAATGTCTGGTCAAATGGAGCTGATACACCCACCACAGCCTGGAGAGGCACAGGGTCGGAACCACGAACGTAGAAGACAGGATAAATCGCGAGGACGGCGATATGTGCGCAGCACAAGAATGTATGAGGCACGTGTGTAAGGAATGGCGCGCCAAagaggacaaggagaagatgaagagccgGTGTCAGGATTAGAGCTAGGAGCAATGAAATAACGGCGGTCTAACCATCGACATTAGTTTTATGGCTTCCAAGCACAACAGATCTACTTACAGGAATGGCCTTTGCCTCCCGTCCatccgacttcttcttctcaccagGACGAGGCTTCTTTGACGACCCCGAGGATCCCGCTGGTGGAAGACTCAGTATAAGATAGACGGCCTGAATGGCAGCAACAACTGGAAGGCCAGTCTGAAGAGTCGAAACGGGATCGGCCACCAGGGCATCGAAGC contains these protein-coding regions:
- a CDS encoding related to GPI-anchor biosynthesis protein PIG-F; protein product: MSTTLVKSGTLAQQPAPKAAVPAIPLVNSPAALPASVAHQLLLAGLFYWRFDALVADPVSTLQTGLPVVAAIQAVYLILSLPPAGSSGSSKKPRPGEKKKSDGREAKAIPTAVISLLLALILTPALHLLLVLFGAPFLTHVPHTFLCCAHIAVLAIYPVFYVRGSDPVPLQAVVGVSAPFDQTFGGFVGTVVGAWLGAVPIPLDWDREWQKWPVTIVVGAYIGYIVGSQILGTVFFGKRWEVTPEVKEE